One region of Eretmochelys imbricata isolate rEreImb1 chromosome 2, rEreImb1.hap1, whole genome shotgun sequence genomic DNA includes:
- the DCSTAMP gene encoding dendritic cell-specific transmembrane protein, whose translation MSQQWITNLQKKMRIFASITQNIWGLFVSERKPGWKNLLQLFAVCCTVSFIISSLLFLGLHSFLAHYPLVSLAISGSTWIGLSIGLCSSKHMRCFGTLFVLSCSLREGRNALIAAGTGVVVAGTIQNIFHNLKILADSVACNLEIEQFAFIKLYIKIIQWIYNEAKRLSNPVEEVVSLSDKFNVSYLISDEDLKMKLNTTKQQIQSVTNHISSILAIQPYISQRLLPIIGILLVPLGTYLFFRKFLGTHSVKFKNIYITKQFIEFDEHQRQQRKPCVLPLSKKERKEYVIVPSLRLTHKERKSIGRILIPVFTNLCIWVLFAVVDYLLYWLIFSVSKHLQALPKLEVNLKVRYQKNENTFIFNNGERKTMNLNFSSSLFKHECLPKPEFLLSSTWIQLGCIIFCLIIFALFSTTLTQLKILVSTSFYPNIEMKRIHYLHAKLLRKRSKFPQKNVKRKLNSFATTLHFWFPVFKAMGMVTKKQKDMININSV comes from the exons ATGAGCCAGCAGTGGATTACCAACCTTCAGAAGAAAATGAGAATTTTTGCCTCAATAACTCAAAACATTTGGGGACTTTTTGTATCAGAGAGGAAGCCTGGATGGAAGAATCTGTTGCAGCTTTTTGCAGTTTGCTGTACTGTTAGCTTCATCATAAGCAGCCTCTTATTTcttggcttgcattcctttctAGCACACTATCCTTTGGTTTCCTTAGCAATTTCTGGGTCCACCTGGATTGGCCTGTCTATTGGGTTGTGTTCCTCCAAGCACATGCGCTGCTTTGGCACGCTGTTTGTTCTTTCTTGCAGCTTGCGTGAAGGTAGAAATGCGCTTATTGCTGCTGGGACTGGTGTTGTGGTAGCTGGCACGatccaaaatatttttcacaacCTAAAGATATTGGCAGACAGTGTAGCTTGCAATCTAGAGATTGAGCAATTTGCCTTTATAAAACtctatattaaaataattcagtGGATTTATAATGAGGCTAAACGTTTAAGTAACCCAGTGGAAGAAGTAGTATCACTGAGTGACAAATTCAATGTCTCTTACTTAATTTCAGATGAAGATTTGAAAATGAAGTTAAACACCACAAAACAACAAATCCAGAGTGTTACTAACCATATATCTTCTATACTGGCTATACAGCCCTATATAAGCCAGAGGCTGTTGCCTATAATAGGGATTCTTCTAGTTCCTCTTGGCACATACCTTTTCTTCAGAAAATTCTTGGGCACTCATAGTGTGAAGTTTAAGAATATTTACATTACAAAACAGTTCATTGAATTTGATGAGCACCAAAGGCAGCAAAGAAAGCCCTGTGTTCTTCCACtcagtaaaaaagaaagaaaagagtatGTGATAGTCCCATCCCTCCGCCTAACACACAAGGAAAGGAAAAGCATAGGACGCATTCTAATCCCTGTATTTACTAATCTTTGCATCTGGGTTCTGTTTGCAGTAGTAGATTATTTGCTTTACTGGCTAATTTTTTCAGTGAGCAAGCATCTCCAAGCATTACCAAAGCTAGAGGTTAATTTGAAAGTCAGGTACCAA aaaaatgaaaacacGTTTATTTTCAACAATGGGGAGCGCAAGACAATGAATCTTAACTTTAGCTCTTCTCTGTTTAAGCATGAATGCCTCCCTAAGCCAGAGTTTTTGCTCTCCTCAACATGGATCCAGCTTGGATGCATCATCTTTTGTCTAATAATATTTGCATTATTCTCCACCACCCTGACGCAACTTAAAATACTTGTGTCAACTTCATTTTATCCCAACATAGAGATGAAACGGATACATTATCTGCATGCAAAACTACTGAGAAAAAGATCAAAGTTTccacagaaaaatgtaaaaaggaaATTGAACTCATTTGCTACAACG CTCCACTTCTGGTTCCCAGTATTCAAGGCAATGGGGATGGTCACGAAGAAACAAAAAGACATGATAAACATCAACAGTGTTTGA